GTCCAcaattctgaatatattataaaagatCCATCTGGATATATATAGATGATTCTGCTGGTCTCTTCTCAGAATGAGGAAGTGCTAAAGAAGTGCGCTCAGGACTACCTCACACGCGTGAGGCAGGAGGAACAGCGTTATCAGACCCTCAAAATCCACGCAGAGGAGAAACTTGACAAGTAAGAaccaagtaataaaataagtcaGTTTTACCTTTTATCCAATGTATTTTGCACAATTGAATGATCTGCGTTCGTTTTTGTAGAGCAAATGAGGAAATAGCTCAGGTGCGAACCAAGGCCAACGCAGAGAGCGTGGCGCTGAACGCCAGCCTGAGGAAAGAGCAGATGAAGGTGGATTCCCTAGAGCGGGCACTCGAACAGAAGGTAAACTTTCACACATTCAACACATGCTGCAACATCAAATCAAGATGTTAcaattctttttcttttctttttaccaAGAAAACCTTATTTAAAAGTCACATTGTTATTTCCAGAATCAAGAGATTGAAGAGCTCACTAAAATTTGTGATGAGCTCATAGCAAAATTGGGAACAACGGACTAAAAGGAAGGAGAAGCTTACCCTTTCTGACCCAAACCCACCCTGACCAAGAACGCCTCCCATTGGATCTCAAATTTCTTTTTTGCTCCCCATTTTGGAAAGGAGTCACTTTTCCATGGTTCTGGCTCAGGCACTGGAAGAAACAACACGATATGAGATGAAGAATCAAATAAAACATTcccaaatgtttttttacagaTTCAAAAAAATGCTGACGTTGGACTTCCACCTATACTTTGGTAGTATAAAATGTTTCATTGGTGTGAGAGTCTTGAAGAAAGTGTGGAAACCACCCACATATCTCATTCTGAAGACTGCTTGAGACTTTCTGCTGGCTGTTATGGCAGCTGTGTGTTTGGGAGAGACTCTGGGTGTGTGTTCGGGTGTTCGTGGAAAGCAACGGACATCGGATGAGGGTCATTGGCCTTGTTCATAGTTTACATGATTGCACTGCTGCTATTTGTAACGGAGGGAGCAAATCATattatttacacattttttaGTTATGTTTCTTGGATTGGATAATTCTGTAATCTGTATAATTATTTGGTTATATATTAGTGATCATGATACAAATGTAAAGGAATTATGGGTTCAGTACAAATTAAGACCAATTGATATCACTGGTGGTTACCGCAttaattttctctttttttctttaaaaaaaagcaaaaatgtgGGTTTACAGTGAGGCACTTAAAAGGAAAGTGAATGTTAAACGTTacattattgtaaaatgtattatatttaataattaacattattatatttaacagTATAGCCACAAGACGAAACAATATTGGTGTTAATATGATTTTCGTGTGAAAAAATCACTTAGATAAAGGCAATAAATTGTACTACTTTGTTACCATCCACAAAGCCTAAAACCCgacaaaaatatgatttaaactAGTGCTAGCCTGACgttgtcatactcaattctagccagaatatgagtctgaaactgctccattgggctgtaaatatggggcgtgtttcaaccaaaccaggaaagacctcaattggatagacctacaaccaatcagagcaatggagcgacgcataacgttagtagtcaaatgtcaacagtaCTCAACTGCATTGTGTTGCCAAGTTTGCGGTTTGCCCGAGGCTTGTTTTCAATGTGGAagcgtttagggctactgtagaaacatggcggcgcaaaatggtgacttcactgtaaggtgACCTgaggtgtatgtagatagaaatgactcattctaaggtaataaaaacgtaatggttcattatgtaaggttaTACACCAATCAAAACATAGTTATgtttattatattgcatttctgtcaatagatccttatatatactacacactgcacctgtAATAGGTACTTTTATCAAATTGGCCCCATTCTCTTCCATTTAAGTCCCTCACTGTAATCTCTGTGAAAAAAAAGGATGAATTCAAATTACATTTTGTGGTACTCGACACAAATGCTGTCGAGTTTAACTTGTATTGAACTCGGAATATTGTTTTACAGAGTAGCTTTTAGTATATTCAAAACTTCTGTTGTTAAGTGTTTGTAGACAGTCGTAGTTCCATAAATTGTTTTTCTCACTCTTTGGGTGTTTATAGGTGCCAAATTatcataatttattatattaagcAAGCTCTGGTTTTACCAGATGTTCTGATGGCTTTTTTCTAGCCTCGAGGTCATCCGATCAAATGCTTGCTTTGCAAAATGTAACGGCACAAAAGCAAACCTAACTAAAAGcacttaaactttttttttggtttcaAAGTCTGCATGAATTACAGTGAATATCACAAGTTTACTCTCAAAAGTTATGCCTGTGTACTGAATCCATTTCAAAACATTCAGTTAGGTCACGAGAATTGACAATCTTTTGCCCGACTTGCTGTGCCTAATGCAGAAGTGATGCTTTGTATTGGCTGTTGttgtttgttagtttttttaccCACAATTCCTCTGTGCTATCTTATGCAATATTTCAGCTCAGAATATACAACTGCCAAATGAAACCGCTATCCGTGTGCCAAACATTAACGGGTCATGTGGAGAAATCGAGCCTGTAAATTGTCATGACATTGTTTCGAGCGTGTTGGTGTTCTTTACAGTACTCACTGACCTGTGTATATTTTTATGAGAAGTTCGTTTATTgtgttattaatgtttgtaaagTGGAAGAGAGAGTTGCACAGAAATCCCGTTGactaatatatattttgtgcaTAAATGCATTcccaaaataaagaaataattagCTTGATGgcactgtttttttatttttttttattttgttattacaGCAAAGATGCATTTTGCAGTCATAGTATTGGTATCTACATCTTTACAGAAATTATTTTCAGGTTGTGAGTGTGTTGCATAGCTAATCTCTTCTTAAGAGGGATATCGGGTGACAGGGTTGTCTGGGTATTATACTGTATGCACTTACAAAGAGATTGTCCTTATGTTGAAGACCGATAAACTGCAGTGAATTCAATCAAAACAGAGTTGTGCTACAAATAACACCCAATAAATGCAATGCTTCAAATCACTGAAATGTACAGTACACAAATAGCTAATACGGTCCCAAATGCCATTCTGTGGCCTGTAAGCGTAATTGACTTGCATGTGCCCTCCACTAATTTTAAAAGGAAACCTGTATTGAAATGTTCAGACACGTCCAGTCCAGGTCATAAATCATTTCTCCTTTTGAATGGTGCACGCTTCATCCTCCTTTACCCCATGGTATACAGTTGATCACGCAGATGAGTTGTGTGTTAAGCCGGTGTAATGCTCAGGTGATGAATGCACACTATGGGATTATGGAGAGGCGCTGAGGTGTTTTGTAGTTAAGACTTCCACACTGTCCCAGCACTTCTCTCCTAAAGCCTCCTCAACATGAAGACTCTCCTCGCCGCGCTGCTCCTGTTCGCCGCTGTGCTACACAGTGAGTAACTGCACAGTATAATGCATCCAAATCTAATGCTTGCTTTTTATTGTTATATTGCTTTATGGTTGTTCATGTTAATGCTGCCATTGCTTTAAATGTGTTGATACTTCTCAACAGAAATTTTACAAAAAACGATTGAtactatttaaaatacatttaaatataactGAACAGatgtattataaataaaatcaaatgtatATACATTATGTAACAGCAGCAAGtgtttttattacattaaatgtcattattattttattaataataatgacaacaacacaCTGCTGTTACAAAatgtatattgtttatttactAATAGATTTTATTAGACTAATTAGATTttgtattttgacattttatataCGTCATTTTTTATATACAGCAACAGGTGTTTTAATTTACACACAATCAATTTGCTGTTTATTGTGCTTTCTATTCAtgaaaaaatcctgaaaaagtatCAACATTTCCACGAAAATATAAAGCACTTTatgaataataggctaatgcaaatcagcatattataaatatttaaggatcatgtgacacttcagtgacaattcagctttgcatcacatgaataaattacacgTATTAATGTTTcacaacattactgtttttacaatattttttgattaaataaatgcaggcttgatgaacacaagagacttctttcaaaacattAAGACATTGAAATTGAATACATAAtatatttacaacatttaaattcCTACAGTCCTCGTGAAATGATTATTATCTGCAAAGAGTTTGGGGTCGTTTAATCTCAGATCAGATGTGTTGTCTTGTCCGGTGTGTAAAGGTGAGGGGTTGAAGTGTCACACCTGTGTAGCGAATAACATGGAGGAGTGTAACCGGCAGGGCTCTACAGTGTGCCCCGCTCATTCAGATGCCTGCTCTACTATCACAGGACCAAGTGAGTacaacacacacgcatacacactcTGGCgcgctatctttgtggggactacATTTGTCTAATGGgttttaaactgtaaaaaactGTAGCCGTCTCTTCTCCTatactaaccctacccctaaaactGCCCATCAAAGAAAACCTAATGCATTTTTACGCTTTCAAAACTCATTATGTAGCCTATATGATTTattgtttcctcatggggacctacaataggtccccacggtgacacacacacacacacgtctggttcactatctttgtggggactctccatagacgtgatggtttttataccgtacaaaatttatattatatccccctacactggatgccagccgaatttagccccgcccacacattTTTTAGGTCGAGCagttcatattctgactagaattgagtatgaccacgtcaggctacccctacactgcccctgcccctaaacctactcatcacaggaaacattctgcatttttacgtaacaaaaaactcatcctgcatgatttataagcgttttgaaaagtggggaccgctggctggtcccacaatgtaggtgatctcaggttttactatccttatggggacaatttggtccccacaatgtaatataaacaaggacacacacacacacagtgattgCTGTTGTAGCTCACATACTGGCCACATGGGGGAGACATCACTCTTGACCATATTTGTGGTGTGTTTCAATATAATATAGGCCTATTGTAGGCAAATCGGGGCTAGCTGTCACAGTTTTAACCTTTGCGAATATTTCCTATAGGGTGTGATTAACTATTCAAATACAATTTATATACGGATAAATACCTTAACGACTTGGTTATAGTTAAAGCCATCTTTTAGAATGCAGAATAAAGTTATTTACCTAACAGGCTACATTTGAACTTGTTGACCTattgtgacaacatgccccactACACTATATTAAGTCCTTTAAATGgaacctttttttaatgaaacaaaCACACTAAAATAGCtaatattacaatatatgatattaaatattataacaCATTTTAACTTGTAAATATGcaacaacactgtaaaaaaaggcaaattttgaactttggCAGTACAATCGACAGTACAAAgttatttcaaaatatgttGTTACATGAAATGAGTTACATcatgtataaataataaaaaaagtttaacatttaacTTTGATGAGAAAACATTTATCGTTTTacattaaaacaatgtaaaaacatatgttgtcataacttattgaacaaaAACCTGATATTTAAAGTATGAAAACTACTCACTGGTTCCATGTTTTCCCAGCATCtatagcaaaaaaaaattaacaaaatattttaatttggagGACAGAATTCATTAAAATTATGCTGAATTAAGGCATTTTTGAACTGTTTGAAGCCAATATACAAAAACACTATTAGTGCAATTTATCTTTTGACTCAAAACCTACAGTAAATGAGCAACAGTTCTTCTGACAACTAGCCCCAGTCTACACTATTACATACTGTTTTTGCTGGATTGCACACACTCCCAACCAAAAGCACAGCCCAAATGAGGATTATCTGATGTATCCTGCTTGAACTGAGGGGATGTTCTTGTGAGTGATGTGTTGCTTTAAATCTGTGTTTTCTTCATCACAGACTCCGTGATGAAGTCATGCGCTTACAAGTCTTTCTGTGATAAGTCTCACATGAGCAATGGTGAGATGAAGCTGGAATGCTGCTTCAACGATGACTGTAACGGCCCCCACCGCTCCCACAGCCATGGAGGCCACAACGCCGCCATGACCCTGAGCTCCAGCCCTGTCCTGCTGCTGGGGGTCCTGCTCATTCGGCTGGCTGTCAGTTCCCTGTAAAACCTGAACACAGAGACCTTTGGTCATACATGTCAAGTTAACCCTCCTCTGATGTATCTAATGCAACTGATAGATGAGCTTTTGTCTGTTGGCCAGCagcataatgtgtgtgtgtgtgtgtgtgttcgtgctGTTACACATACAGGGGTTTAATAAACACTGCTTATAGATTTTGTGTTTATCTCTTCAATTTTCTGTTGTACATGAGCTCAAATGAGTATTTGCtgaactaataaataaatacattccaGTTAAAAAGTCTCTTTTTCTATGGCTCTGGTCCGAACCAatggcaaacaattatacattgttgcatttttcagctttttccAAATACTCCTCGCTGCAGACTGTAGCGCGGTGACGTCACGAATATTGCGTCACGAATGTGTTAGCGCGCATGCGCAAAGTGACGTTTCGTCGGTATTTAATACGCATGCGCGCCGATGATGTCACTTTTGTGTATTCGCGCATGCGCGTACATTCATTTTCAACTTCAATCACCTGAGGATGATGTTAGCGTTCGCTCGAAAGGTATGGATTCCATGGCAGTAAGTCAATAAGCAgtgtatttatgttgtttttaacaattgtgtgtttgtgttaacaGCTTTTAATTGTTAGGGATGCCATATAGAGCgtcataaatgtttaatttattaatgtttaacaTGTGTGCCTCTAAACAAATTAATGCTTTGAAGATGTCTTAAAATAGAGCAGAAAGACTTAAATTAAGGAAGTCATGTCATTGATTGttgcatgcattgcaaaaataaaataaaataaaaatcctaatttttgtcttgtttttccaAATAGATATTTAAACATCTTTAAACAGAGATGCATTTACATGGAATGCAAATGTAAATTGGAGTCTCAaaagaattaataaaattatgggaatttatgttgaaaacaaatcaaatatctgtctgtctgcctgcatgtcatgccagtctgtaatgtgtctgtctgtatgtcatgccagtctgtaatgtgtgtgtctgcctgcatgtcatgccagtctgtaatgtgtctgtctgcctgcctgcatgtcatgccagtctgtaatgtgtctgtctgcctgcctgcatgtcatgccagtctgtaatgtgtctgcctgcctgcatgtcatgccagtctgtaatgtgtctgtctgcctgcatgtcatgccagtctgtaatgtgtctgtctgcctgcatgtcatgccagtctgtaatgtgtctgcctgcctgcatgtcatgccagtctgtaatatgtctgtctgcctgcatgtcatgccagtctgtaatgtgtctgtctgcctgcctgcatgtcatgccagtctgtaatgtgtctgtctgtctgcatgtcatgccagtctgtaatatgtctgtctgcctgcatgtcatgccagtctgtaatgtgtctgtctgcctgcatgtcatgccagtctgtaatgtgtctgtctgtaatgtttgtcttgccaaaaaaaaaaaaaaaaaaaaaaataatatatatatatatatatatatatatatatatatatatatatatatatatatatatatatatatattgtttgtctgttatgtctgtctgtgtctatcTATTTATCATGTTTTTGTTTCTGATAGACTGTAAACTTTCAGTTTGTAAACTACTTTGAACTAATGAATCTTCAAACTTCATAGCTATTGAAACTATTTCAAACTTTCAGGCTAGGCTTTTTCAATCTGAAGTTTGTCTTGAGAATGTTTTTATCTTGtttttattcttaataaaataagtctcttaGGTACTTTACAGACAAAGCTAATAACACTCAAGCATATCTTTGTCTAACTTCTtccaataatacattttaaaatattgtcctGGTATGACCCTGTACCATGTTAATGCCTTTCTTCAAAATTATTCAACATTGTttgttctatattttatctaAATTAGGTGTCTAGAACTGGTGTGCATTTTCCACAGAACACAAACAAGAGTTTCGGGTGCCCTACTCATTGACACTGTGAGACTCTGCACTATCGAAGGACTGCCCACCCGGGTCTGCTCCTGATGGCGGATGGGGAGACCTGTGGTGATTTCATCCAGATAACGAGGATGAGGGCTATTGCTCGGGTTGAAtgtttgtatatgtgtgtatgataATCTGTATGTGTACATAATTCTGTAATTATAATGATGAAAGCCATGTCTGCTTTGCTTTGAAATAAAAGAAAGTTGTCACTCTTATGAGTTATAATATGGGATATAGACACTGAAAATGTACTGTATGTAATCAGTTTAACATCAAACTACTTTATTGGCATAAATGTTTTACATGCCGTATTGTCAAAGCAACAGAAACTGTccaaaaaatataatacacaaaaataaagaagaacaatgtaggctacaacataatgtgaaaataacacatttataccatctgccattattttatacaattaatgATCTATGTACATTATGTTACTAAGggtggttatttatttatttagtgatattacttattttatttatggtcTTAGCGTAATTAGTTTATACGTTTGTAATGCATGGGGCATGTAATTCTTGCAAGTTTCTTCGTGTGTTTGCTGTATTGAATTGGGAattcaaattaataatttttgtgAGGCTAAAGATGAATTTCCACCTGTGTGGACAATAAAGAGTTGTAATCTAAACTACActtagtttaaataaaatacacagcCATTACAGAGTATACTCTGTAATTCtttataattatattgttttaccTCAGATGGCATGGTCAAAACCAAGGATATGTGTACTCCGTTttgctgttttttattattactttagcgtttttaacattttattaacctATTAAGTCAAgttttctcatgcattttaaagacgtggGACGTCAAACAAGAAATCAAAACGTGACATCACCGCATAACGCAAATAGTACACACATGCGCTGTCACCACGTTATTGCGCATGCGTTTTAAAGATATGCGATACGTAATATTCGTGACGTATATTCGTGACGTCAGCGCGCTACAGTCTGCAGCGAGGGGTATCTCGCTTTTTTGGCTACTTTTCACACcacaccatagaccgtaaaaaatgcaccacactgattgctttggtccgaaccaattgaaacgaaccaaaacgtaggcacgtgacaacatccacatcactcattggccatggcgtatttcctaaactgcttttcgattggtcagaatttacgtgtgggaaaattctaACAGAAGATTGAAGAGGAAAAGCCAACAAACTATAACACTACGAAAagacgactgcgcgggctgGCTTTGTCCCTGACCATAATTTACTACATTGTGtatatttaccacagtatgcaaacaatacatttctataatgaagcgtgGGTGCAAcgtgaaaacaacgttctaatgcactgcaacCGGCGAGCACGCACCGCTCGTCACTTTaagcggaggcgtgcattaattattcttaactctgagatgctcatcttccgaaaatattgccaacgatctatcaggtaataatgtcatgcacataatgtcagcgcagcttactacggcagctggtttagtcctAAAATcatcagtacttttgcatttggttctgttcgaggtcggatcacgttctcaccacaaacgaactgctccagagttcgtttgaaagcgtaccgagaccaactcttcaaggaggtctcggtacgcttgtttagtccacacccgagtgcgattgctgctttcacacctgaccaaACTAACTGCACtgaagagggaaacgaactacgattcaaccgaactaaatgaggcaggtgtgaaagcacccaaGTGTggcatttgggacagggccgaACACGCAGCCAACAAGAACATTTATAAGCCGCTTGCTACACTAGCCTACACAACACAGAACATGAAAGCACGCGGCCGATGAAAACACGAACCGCGTGCTACACAGTCTACACATGGGCAGAAGACCGCACGTGAACGAGCGAATGCCAAGAGTAAGCTAGATCgaagtgacagaaccctgacaTCCAACTTTCCCTTTGCATGAGGAATTGCAGTGCAGTCTGTCTACATCTCCTGACATGCCAGTCTGTCGGGCCACAGATTCTCATCTGAACCATGACGAATATCTTCCCTTGCAATGCAACAAGGAAAAATCTTTTGGAATGTCTTCTCCAACCTAGGCTTCTACTGTGATGTCCTCACAGGCTACATCTATGGCAGCCATCTGAGTACGTGGCTGGCGATAGACCTTTCACCTCAATGCTGAGAAGAACTCCTCAATTGGAGATGCCATTTGCATGCTATATAGGGGGTCACACACCATTCCCTGAAGACATTTGAGTGGTGGAatcttacattatcccaaactACCACAAACTTCGGTATATCATCTCGAAATGGACCACTCTCCTAAGAAGGTGAGGAGATGCAGCTTTGATCTATTTTAGAGAACTGGTTTCTCATTGGTTGAACTAAATTCTCTTTATTGGGACGGTCAAGATTTACCTGCACAATTAATTGATTCATGGCACATTTACAAAAAGTCTAATATCAATGTGAAGAAAATATGACAGTTTATGACTAGAGCAACCATTTTGTATTTAATGACTTTTTGATGAACTAATAACTAGATGTTTTGAGAAGTAAGACCATTGCAGAGAactatataatacattttgagcAGCATGACATTAGTAACTGATAATGCAGGAAAACGCAGACAATTGTACACACTCTATtgcatggatgtaccaaagcaATCGCAACTTGTTCAAAACCATGAGAAATTGAGTCTATGATGTGCACAAGTGACTAGATGATGTGGAGGTTGAACAAGTAGTTTTGAGTATTTCAGAATCTTATCTGAGAAATGCACCAAAGAGACtgagaaaaaaatgtcattactcgccctcatgtcgttccaaacccataagacctttgttcatcttcagaacacaaatgaagatatttttgatgaaatctgagagctttccgATCCCTCCATAGATGGCTATTGAATTAATACtttaaggtccagaaaggtaggaaAGACATAATTAAAATCATCCATGTGActgcagtggttcaaccttaattctatgaagcgacgagaatactttttgacgTAGCACTTTGAAAGTGCTGCACTGTATTTACGTCAACAACGTAGGAGACTGAAACAGATGAGAAGAGATTGTTggataaatacaattttttttttttttttttttataagtattCTCGtagcttcataaaattaaggttgaaccactggagtcacatagaTTATTTTAACCATGTCTTTCCtatctttaataataataataataataataataatttacatttatatagtgcttttcaaggcactcaaaatgctttgcatggaaggggggaatctcctcaaccaccaccagtgtgcatgaggagaccgagtgatgaagtcaatcaggatatggggatgattaaacagaggccaatgggcaaatttggccaggatgccggggttacacccctagttttttccgaaggacatcctgggatttttttaatgaccacagagagccAGGCCCTCGTTTTAACGACTCATCCGAAAGGACAGCGCTTGTTACAGTA
The window above is part of the Pseudorasbora parva isolate DD20220531a chromosome 23, ASM2467924v1, whole genome shotgun sequence genome. Proteins encoded here:
- the si:ch211-113d22.2 gene encoding uncharacterized protein si:ch211-113d22.2 isoform X1, translated to MKTLLAALLLFAAVLHNVLSCPVCKGEGLKCHTCVANNMEECNRQGSTVCPAHSDACSTITGPNSVMKSCAYKSFCDKSHMSNGEMKLECCFNDDCNGPHRSHSHGGHNAAMTLSSSPVLLLGVLLIRLAVSSL
- the si:ch211-113d22.2 gene encoding uncharacterized protein si:ch211-113d22.2 isoform X2; translated protein: MKTLLAALLLFAAVLHSEGLKCHTCVANNMEECNRQGSTVCPAHSDACSTITGPNSVMKSCAYKSFCDKSHMSNGEMKLECCFNDDCNGPHRSHSHGGHNAAMTLSSSPVLLLGVLLIRLAVSSL